In a genomic window of Plectropomus leopardus isolate mb chromosome 6, YSFRI_Pleo_2.0, whole genome shotgun sequence:
- the LOC121944786 gene encoding GRAM domain-containing protein 2B isoform X2, whose translation MTEQCVNQQTSQEDGRKCNRGTAKHEDRDYHSDVENAEERQRYERMVGEPLQAVDAEQQELSGRRKPALVRSKTFDHSLLTQVQTDADSKIERKKSHYSQLSKSNCQYHKIFKEISKEEQLRQSYTCALQKDILYQGRMFVSDHWICFHSKVFGKDTKIAIPVVSITHIKKTKTAILLPNALVIATANDRYVFVSFLSRDNTYKFLMSICLHLEEKSPCSSPVPSSAENSFRGQRSPLSARFPLSFPGDFCDLDGAVRQRRQEMEESSSSDSQTPDYDKIAEFPVPQFLDVLKHADSGAPPEHPDHQQHKVKSQHQNQHQNQHQNQHQNQQSSDKKQHDAHHTGSDLVIDSRTLKSVSLNTVLFVYLFLVCVLVLSSCYLAFKISSLEQRLTTLGSITEFTHQENDFLRGSDGNAEIFSELLTINLLKLEKVQKNLQRLLDEAA comes from the exons ATGACAGAACAGTGTGTGAACCAGCAGACATCGCAGGAAGACGGCAGGAAGTGTAACAGAGGAACTGCAAAGCATGAGGACAGAGACTATCA TTCAGATGTAGAGAACGCGGAGGAGCGGCAGAGATATGAGAGGATGGTGGGCGAACCTCTGCAGGCCGTCGATGCCGAGCAACAGGAGCTGTCAGGTCGCAGGAAACCAGCATTAGTCag ATCAAAGACCTTCGATCACTCGCTGCTGACTCAGGTCCAGACTGACGCAGACTCAAAGATCGAGAGGAAGAAGTCTCACTACAGCCAG CTTTCGAAGAGCAACTGCCAATACCATAAAATATTTAAGGAGATCAGCAAAGAGGAACAGCTCAGACAGA GTTACACCTGTGCTCTGCAGAAGGACATCCTCTACCAGGGACGGATGTTTGTCTCCGACCACTGGATCTGCTTCCACTCCAAGGTGTTTGGCAAAGACACGAAG ATTGCCATCCCAGTGGTGTCCATCACGCACATCAAGAAGACCAAAACTGCCATCCTGCTGCCAAACGCTCTGGTGATCGCCACCGCTAACGACAGG TATGTCTTCGTGTCCTTCCTGTCCAGAGACAACACTTACAAGTTCTTGATGTCCATCTGTCTTCATCTGGAG GAGAAGAGTCCATGCAGCAGTCCCGTCCCCTCCTCGGCTGAGAACAGcttcagaggtcagaggtcaccccTGTCGGCTCGCTTTCCTCtg AGTTTTCCGGGTGATTTCTGCGACCTGGATGGAGCGGTGAGACAGAGGAGgcaggagatggaggagagcaGCAGCTCCGACTCCCAGACCCCGGACTACGACAAGATAGCAG agttCCCCGTTCCTCAGTTTCTAGATGTGTTGAAGCACGCAGACAGTGGAGCTCCTCCTGAACATCCAGACCATCAGCAGCACAAAGTCAAGAGCCAGCACCAGAACCAGCACCAGAACCAGCACCAGAACCAGCACCAGAACCAGCAGAGCTCAGACAAGAAGCAGCACGACGCGCACCACACTG gCTCAGATTTGGTGATTGACAGCAGAACTCTGAAATCAGTTTCTCTCAACACTGTGCTGTTTGTCTACCTGTTTCT agTGTGTGTCCTGGTCTTGTCGTCGTGTTATCTGGCCTTTAAGATCTCCTCGTTGGAGCAGAGACTGACGACGCTCGGCTCCATCACCGAGTTCACCCACCAGGA AAACGATTTTCTGCGTGGGAGCGACGGGAACGCAGAGATTTTCTCTGAACTACTGACCATCAACCTGCTGAAGCTGGAGAAG GTGCAGAAGAACCTGCAGAGACTGCTGGACGAAGCCGCCTGA
- the LOC121944786 gene encoding GRAM domain-containing protein 2B isoform X3 — MRTETINVENAEERQRYERMVGEPLQAVDAEQQELSGRRKPALVRSKTFDHSLLTQVQTDADSKIERKKSHYSQLSKSNCQYHKIFKEISKEEQLRQSYTCALQKDILYQGRMFVSDHWICFHSKVFGKDTKIAIPVVSITHIKKTKTAILLPNALVIATANDRYVFVSFLSRDNTYKFLMSICLHLEEKSPCSSPVPSSAENSFRGQRSPLSARFPLSFPGDFCDLDGAVRQRRQEMEESSSSDSQTPDYDKIAEFPVPQFLDVLKHADSGAPPEHPDHQQHKVKSQHQNQHQNQHQNQHQNQQSSDKKQHDAHHTGSDLVIDSRTLKSVSLNTVLFVYLFLVCVLVLSSCYLAFKISSLEQRLTTLGSITEFTHQENDFLRGSDGNAEIFSELLTINLLKLEKVQKNLQRLLDEAA, encoded by the exons ATGAGGACAGAGACTATCA ATGTAGAGAACGCGGAGGAGCGGCAGAGATATGAGAGGATGGTGGGCGAACCTCTGCAGGCCGTCGATGCCGAGCAACAGGAGCTGTCAGGTCGCAGGAAACCAGCATTAGTCag ATCAAAGACCTTCGATCACTCGCTGCTGACTCAGGTCCAGACTGACGCAGACTCAAAGATCGAGAGGAAGAAGTCTCACTACAGCCAG CTTTCGAAGAGCAACTGCCAATACCATAAAATATTTAAGGAGATCAGCAAAGAGGAACAGCTCAGACAGA GTTACACCTGTGCTCTGCAGAAGGACATCCTCTACCAGGGACGGATGTTTGTCTCCGACCACTGGATCTGCTTCCACTCCAAGGTGTTTGGCAAAGACACGAAG ATTGCCATCCCAGTGGTGTCCATCACGCACATCAAGAAGACCAAAACTGCCATCCTGCTGCCAAACGCTCTGGTGATCGCCACCGCTAACGACAGG TATGTCTTCGTGTCCTTCCTGTCCAGAGACAACACTTACAAGTTCTTGATGTCCATCTGTCTTCATCTGGAG GAGAAGAGTCCATGCAGCAGTCCCGTCCCCTCCTCGGCTGAGAACAGcttcagaggtcagaggtcaccccTGTCGGCTCGCTTTCCTCtg AGTTTTCCGGGTGATTTCTGCGACCTGGATGGAGCGGTGAGACAGAGGAGgcaggagatggaggagagcaGCAGCTCCGACTCCCAGACCCCGGACTACGACAAGATAGCAG agttCCCCGTTCCTCAGTTTCTAGATGTGTTGAAGCACGCAGACAGTGGAGCTCCTCCTGAACATCCAGACCATCAGCAGCACAAAGTCAAGAGCCAGCACCAGAACCAGCACCAGAACCAGCACCAGAACCAGCACCAGAACCAGCAGAGCTCAGACAAGAAGCAGCACGACGCGCACCACACTG gCTCAGATTTGGTGATTGACAGCAGAACTCTGAAATCAGTTTCTCTCAACACTGTGCTGTTTGTCTACCTGTTTCT agTGTGTGTCCTGGTCTTGTCGTCGTGTTATCTGGCCTTTAAGATCTCCTCGTTGGAGCAGAGACTGACGACGCTCGGCTCCATCACCGAGTTCACCCACCAGGA AAACGATTTTCTGCGTGGGAGCGACGGGAACGCAGAGATTTTCTCTGAACTACTGACCATCAACCTGCTGAAGCTGGAGAAG GTGCAGAAGAACCTGCAGAGACTGCTGGACGAAGCCGCCTGA
- the LOC121944786 gene encoding GRAM domain-containing protein 2B isoform X1, translated as MENYSIDDSFQFKTKSAMSKPLRLLSNTTVHHRSDVENAEERQRYERMVGEPLQAVDAEQQELSGRRKPALVRSKTFDHSLLTQVQTDADSKIERKKSHYSQLSKSNCQYHKIFKEISKEEQLRQSYTCALQKDILYQGRMFVSDHWICFHSKVFGKDTKIAIPVVSITHIKKTKTAILLPNALVIATANDRYVFVSFLSRDNTYKFLMSICLHLEEKSPCSSPVPSSAENSFRGQRSPLSARFPLSFPGDFCDLDGAVRQRRQEMEESSSSDSQTPDYDKIAEFPVPQFLDVLKHADSGAPPEHPDHQQHKVKSQHQNQHQNQHQNQHQNQQSSDKKQHDAHHTGSDLVIDSRTLKSVSLNTVLFVYLFLVCVLVLSSCYLAFKISSLEQRLTTLGSITEFTHQENDFLRGSDGNAEIFSELLTINLLKLEKVQKNLQRLLDEAA; from the exons TTCAGATGTAGAGAACGCGGAGGAGCGGCAGAGATATGAGAGGATGGTGGGCGAACCTCTGCAGGCCGTCGATGCCGAGCAACAGGAGCTGTCAGGTCGCAGGAAACCAGCATTAGTCag ATCAAAGACCTTCGATCACTCGCTGCTGACTCAGGTCCAGACTGACGCAGACTCAAAGATCGAGAGGAAGAAGTCTCACTACAGCCAG CTTTCGAAGAGCAACTGCCAATACCATAAAATATTTAAGGAGATCAGCAAAGAGGAACAGCTCAGACAGA GTTACACCTGTGCTCTGCAGAAGGACATCCTCTACCAGGGACGGATGTTTGTCTCCGACCACTGGATCTGCTTCCACTCCAAGGTGTTTGGCAAAGACACGAAG ATTGCCATCCCAGTGGTGTCCATCACGCACATCAAGAAGACCAAAACTGCCATCCTGCTGCCAAACGCTCTGGTGATCGCCACCGCTAACGACAGG TATGTCTTCGTGTCCTTCCTGTCCAGAGACAACACTTACAAGTTCTTGATGTCCATCTGTCTTCATCTGGAG GAGAAGAGTCCATGCAGCAGTCCCGTCCCCTCCTCGGCTGAGAACAGcttcagaggtcagaggtcaccccTGTCGGCTCGCTTTCCTCtg AGTTTTCCGGGTGATTTCTGCGACCTGGATGGAGCGGTGAGACAGAGGAGgcaggagatggaggagagcaGCAGCTCCGACTCCCAGACCCCGGACTACGACAAGATAGCAG agttCCCCGTTCCTCAGTTTCTAGATGTGTTGAAGCACGCAGACAGTGGAGCTCCTCCTGAACATCCAGACCATCAGCAGCACAAAGTCAAGAGCCAGCACCAGAACCAGCACCAGAACCAGCACCAGAACCAGCACCAGAACCAGCAGAGCTCAGACAAGAAGCAGCACGACGCGCACCACACTG gCTCAGATTTGGTGATTGACAGCAGAACTCTGAAATCAGTTTCTCTCAACACTGTGCTGTTTGTCTACCTGTTTCT agTGTGTGTCCTGGTCTTGTCGTCGTGTTATCTGGCCTTTAAGATCTCCTCGTTGGAGCAGAGACTGACGACGCTCGGCTCCATCACCGAGTTCACCCACCAGGA AAACGATTTTCTGCGTGGGAGCGACGGGAACGCAGAGATTTTCTCTGAACTACTGACCATCAACCTGCTGAAGCTGGAGAAG GTGCAGAAGAACCTGCAGAGACTGCTGGACGAAGCCGCCTGA
- the LOC121944787 gene encoding testis-expressed protein 43-like, producing MAEAAAGSAHQHERSRSNIPTFSARHPMIPKLYVMPWKQDMKNQRLLMKNAALAEIPAAPLHESLCFCGRERLCQGQDSSHRASSSSSSSSSSAPLGQTGLTAHHSSHLSRYNSSVVTTRRLYQT from the exons AtggctgaagctgctgcagggaGCGCCCACCAACATGA GCGTTCCCGCTCAAACATCCCAACGTTCTCGGCTCGACATCCCATGATCCCCAAACTGTATGTGATGCCGTGGAAACAGGACATGAAGAACCAGAGGCTGCTGATGAAG AACGCCGCTCTGGCAGAGATCCCTGCGGCTCCTCTGCACGAgtcgttgtgtttttgtggtcgAGAGCGTCTCTGCCAGGGTCAGGACTCCTCTCACcgcgcctcctcctcctcctcctcctcctcctcctctgctcctctcggTCAGACCGGACTGACAGCTCATCACTCCTCCCACCTCTCCAG GTACAACAGCTCTGTGGTGACGACCAGGCGGCTCTACCAAACCtga